GTCGAGCGCACGTGCAATGCCCCATGCAATCGAACGTTGGTTGATGACGCCCATGACGACGTACGTCTTGCCTTCGAGTGAAGGATAAATATTCATGATAAAGTCCCCCTTGAATTAGTACCTGGTAATAAAACCTATCTTCAGGTTACAAAAACGTAACGCTTCTGTCAACCATCGCTCTTGATATTGCGGATTTGATAAATTACGGTAATATAGAGAATGATAGAAAGTAGGGATGAAATGAATCGATTCAAATCATTTACACAACGTTATGATCATACGTTGCTTTTTTTACTCGCCTGTCTGATGGTCATCAGTATCATCGCCATCTATACGGCTCAACCTTCGCTTAAGGGTGCCATCAGCGCCATCAACTTCTCTGCCAAACAAATTCAATGGTATGTCATCGGCTTCATGGCGCTATCCGTCGTCATTTTCATCGATTATGAACAGTTGAAGCGATTCCACTGGTTTTTATATGGAGCAGGTATCGTATCCTTGATCGGTCTTGTCGTTCTTCGAAACACACCAATCGTCACTGAAATCAAAGGGGCATACGGTTGGTATCAATTCCCGGTTATCGGTACGGTTCAACCGGCTGAGTTCATGAAGTTCTTTTTGATCGTGACGCTCGCTGCCGTCATTACCGAGCACAATGCGCGTTATGTTCAACATGAAAGAGATCTCTTGTTACTTATCAAGTTGGTCGCAGTTACAGCCTTGCCGCTCGGTCTTATCATCATTCAGCCCGATTTAGGGATCGGTTTGATTCTCTGCGTTATCCTCGCATGTGCGATGTTGTTATCAGGACTAAACTGGAAATGGCTTTTAACGATGTTCGGTCTGTTTGCTGGAGCTGTTATCATCTTCTTTTACCTGTTCTTTTTCCAAAACGATTTGCTCGCAACCTTTTTCCCAGGTCACGCGATGAACCGGATCATGGCTTGGTTGCAACCGTTCGAATATGCGGATGATCTGTCGTACCAGCTCGTCCAAGCAATCAACGCGACAGGTTCAGGTCAAATGTTTGGCGTTGGTTACGGGAAACTACAAGTGTTTGTTCCCGAATTGCATACAGACTTCATCTTTACGACGATTGCTTCACACTACGGTTTCATTGGAGCTGCCATCGTCTTGATCGTCTTGTTCCTTTTCGTCTATCGCTTGATTCAAATCGCACTTGAAACGGCTGATCCATTTGGCACCTATATCGTGACAGGATACGTCGCGATGTTTACGTTCCAAATCTTCCAAAACATCGGGATGACGATTGGTGTCTTACCGATCACAGGTCTTCCTCTACCGTTCATTAGTTATGGTGGATCAACGATGATCGTTAACCTCGTTGGTCTAGGATTAATCATGGCAATCGCTTCTCAGTCACGGATTTCCATGTTCGACGAAGATTAAGCGTACACCTAAAAGGCAGTGGACTTGGTCCACTGCCTTTTTTCGTATGTCATTCAATTCGGAGATCCTCAGGAAGCGGTGCCTCAAATTGGACACGCTCTCCTGTTGCAGGATGAAGAAACGATGCTGACGCGCTATGGAGTGCCTGACGCGGCAGTAACGGTTCACCCTGATACATCGTATCACCAATCAAGGGATGTCCAAGAAACGCAAGATGGACACGAATTTGATGTGTCCGTCCTGTCTCTAGTCGAATATCAAGTAACGACATCTCTTGACCAAAGGCTTGAACCCGGCGGCTATTTAAAATATGCGTGATGGCCCGCTGACCATCGGGTCGTACCATCCGTTCCATGAAAGAATGATCGGTTTGACCGATTGGCTGATCAATCGTTTGTGCCGGTACATGTCCAGGTGCATAGGCTAAATAGTGCCGTTCTAACTCATTCGATTTTTGCATGAGACTCATCCGGTGATGGGCTAATCCATGTTTTGCGAATAAGACGAGACCACTCGTATCACGATCAAGTCGATTAACGATATGAATCGCATATGGGATTCCTTGCTTCCGATAATAACCAAGGACATAATTCGACAATGAACGTTCTGGATGTAATCGTGACGGAATCGATGCCATGCCTGGCGGTTTATTGACGACAAGTAACCACTCATCTTCAAAGAGGATATCAAGATCCCCTTCTGTCGCCACCATATCGGGTGCTGGCGTCTCCTCCGGGAAAAATACGTGGACTTGATCACCTGCACGCAAGACATCATGTACATTGACATGTTGACCGTTGCTCGTAATATCCCCGTGATTTTTAATCGATACTAACATTTTTCGCGAGATCCCTAAACGCGTCGTACAAAAATGACTGACACGCCAACCATCTTCGAGATCGCTTACCGTCTGTTGTAGCTGAAATCCATTCATGTTTCCATTTCCTTTACATGCTACATTAACGTCTTTCGTCTGCTAGGAAAGATTCCCGAACCCGTTGCCAGAACGGGAAAGAACGAAAACGAGCAAATTTCACTTTTTTATCTGAGACTCGGCACCGAATCGACGTCACGTTTTGATGAATAATCGAAGCATAATGGTCATAAGTCATTTGAAAATCAATCGGATTGACGGGACGAATTTCGACATCATGATGTTTCGGTAACAGCATCGGTGAGCCGATCGTCCGGTAAACACGATTATTGATCGAGGCCATCTCAGTAATTTGAATCGCTTCGAGCGCCGGATGGACAATCGCTCCGCCAAGTGCTTTATTGTATGCTGTCGAACCTGATGGTGTCGATACGCACAATCCGTCACCACGGAACGTCTCGAAGTAGTCACCACGAATCGACAAATCGCAGACGAGCGTTTGGTTAAAACTCTTAATCGTACATTCATTCAAGGCTAATAATTGGTTGTGAGAACCATCCGCATAATCAATCGAGAGTTCAAGCAACGGATATTGAACCGTCGCTAGATCCTGCTTCGCGATATGATCAATCAGTTCATCCATCTCTTCCGGGCGCCAATCCGCATAAAAACCGAGATGCCCCGTATGAATTCCAACAAGGGTAATCGTCTCCACTTGATCTAGATACGAATGAAACGCCTGTAACATCGTTCCGTCTCCACCAATCGAGACGACGATTTCCGGTTGACTAACATCAAGGACACATCCCCGATCCGTCAATGCCTGCTCGAGCTCTTGTTTAAGCGCATGTGAACGCTCATCATCGCGAGCCGTGATTGCAAAACGCATGGTCATCCCCCTACTCTTTTAATCGTTCAGACGCCTTGGCGTCACGTTGAAAGACGAGTTGTGCGTCTTGAATTTCTACTTTCAATTGGCTCATTTCCGCATCGAGTAAAAACGCTGCTTCTGCCGCACGCCGTAATCGCTCACGCGTCTCTTCCGGAATATTGCCTTGGTATTTGTAATTTAAGGAGTGTTCGATCGTTGCCCAGAAATTCATCGCAAGCGTCCGAATTTGAATCTCGACTAACGTCGGTACTTCACCTTCGATCGTCTGAACCGGATAAGCAATGATGACGTGATACGATCGATAACCACTATCTTTCTTTTGAGTAATGTAGTTTCGTTCCTCGACGATCTTAAAATCACCACGCGAACGCAATAGTTCAAGGACATGAATGATATCATCAACGAATTGACACATGATACGTAATCCGGCGATATCCTGCATATCTTGCTCTAAAGAATCCCGCGCAATTGCTTTTCGTTCCGCTTTTTGAAGAATGCTTTTTACAGGTTTGACCCGTCCTGTGACAAATTCAATCGGTGAATGTTCTCCCCGTTGCTGAAATTGTTTACGAATCGCTTTTAGC
This window of the Exiguobacterium acetylicum genome carries:
- a CDS encoding FtsW/RodA/SpoVE family cell cycle protein, with the translated sequence MNRFKSFTQRYDHTLLFLLACLMVISIIAIYTAQPSLKGAISAINFSAKQIQWYVIGFMALSVVIFIDYEQLKRFHWFLYGAGIVSLIGLVVLRNTPIVTEIKGAYGWYQFPVIGTVQPAEFMKFFLIVTLAAVITEHNARYVQHERDLLLLIKLVAVTALPLGLIIIQPDLGIGLILCVILACAMLLSGLNWKWLLTMFGLFAGAVIIFFYLFFFQNDLLATFFPGHAMNRIMAWLQPFEYADDLSYQLVQAINATGSGQMFGVGYGKLQVFVPELHTDFIFTTIASHYGFIGAAIVLIVLFLFVYRLIQIALETADPFGTYIVTGYVAMFTFQIFQNIGMTIGVLPITGLPLPFISYGGSTMIVNLVGLGLIMAIASQSRISMFDED
- a CDS encoding RluA family pseudouridine synthase, producing the protein MNGFQLQQTVSDLEDGWRVSHFCTTRLGISRKMLVSIKNHGDITSNGQHVNVHDVLRAGDQVHVFFPEETPAPDMVATEGDLDILFEDEWLLVVNKPPGMASIPSRLHPERSLSNYVLGYYRKQGIPYAIHIVNRLDRDTSGLVLFAKHGLAHHRMSLMQKSNELERHYLAYAPGHVPAQTIDQPIGQTDHSFMERMVRPDGQRAITHILNSRRVQAFGQEMSLLDIRLETGRTHQIRVHLAFLGHPLIGDTMYQGEPLLPRQALHSASASFLHPATGERVQFEAPLPEDLRIE
- a CDS encoding NAD kinase translates to MRFAITARDDERSHALKQELEQALTDRGCVLDVSQPEIVVSIGGDGTMLQAFHSYLDQVETITLVGIHTGHLGFYADWRPEEMDELIDHIAKQDLATVQYPLLELSIDYADGSHNQLLALNECTIKSFNQTLVCDLSIRGDYFETFRGDGLCVSTPSGSTAYNKALGGAIVHPALEAIQITEMASINNRVYRTIGSPMLLPKHHDVEIRPVNPIDFQMTYDHYASIIHQNVTSIRCRVSDKKVKFARFRSFPFWQRVRESFLADERR
- a CDS encoding GTP pyrophosphokinase yields the protein MTKENWDLFLAPYQIAVDELKVKLKAIRKQFQQRGEHSPIEFVTGRVKPVKSILQKAERKAIARDSLEQDMQDIAGLRIMCQFVDDIIHVLELLRSRGDFKIVEERNYITQKKDSGYRSYHVIIAYPVQTIEGEVPTLVEIQIRTLAMNFWATIEHSLNYKYQGNIPEETRERLRRAAEAAFLLDAEMSQLKVEIQDAQLVFQRDAKASERLKE